From Vitis vinifera cultivar Pinot Noir 40024 chromosome 5, ASM3070453v1, the proteins below share one genomic window:
- the LOC104879301 gene encoding uncharacterized protein LOC104879301 — protein MGCFLGCFGYSAKHKRRKPAHKFLQGEQGLGCYEPLESSISVKLDVTEKPITSESEFRDKPKERSSLRIRKKVSFNLNVTTYEPIPTDDNSTDKFLGSDEEKSWARGKEETEKERPSPEGESVASGMSSYPLNYRYHNCEDSFDEDEDLEYEENDLDDEDENDGDKDDDDDESDGGGNVDDLKTRQEFTKFCSAPTESQKRVTLTQMADEKTNNLMSLHASQDQQLKALGLNKNARDRSQYVYSVLNPVENLTQWKEIKAKSKPPLKNQRKENIAIVQSPQAPFNFKANKPLLLESPVDTSLSNWLVSSEIMPLKEKCGKTDFKGF, from the exons ATGGGGTGCTTTCTTGGATGTTTTGGATATTCCGCCAAACACAAACGCAGAAAACCCGCACATAAATTCCTACAGGGAGAACAG GGGCTTGGATGTTATGAACCTCTGGAATCTTCCATCTCTGTAAAACTCGACGTCACAGAGAAACCCATCACCTCAGAATCCGAGTTCAG AGATAAACCTAAGGAGCGATCAAGCTTAAGAATTCGAAAGAAGGTTAGCTTTAATTTGAATGTCACAACCTACGAGCCTATACCAACAGACGACAACAGTACAGATAAATTTTTGGGGAGTGATGAGGAGAAAAGCTGGGCAAGGGGCaaagaagaaacagaaaaagaaagaccATCCCCTGAAGGGGAGTCAGTTGCCTCAGGAATGAGTTCTTACCCCTTGAATTATAGATATCACAATTGTGAAGACAGCTTTGATGAGGATGAGGACTTggaatatgaagaaaatgatcTGGATGATGAAGATGAGAATGATGGCGAtaaggatgatgatgatgatgaaagtGATGGTGGGGGCAATGTGGATGATCTAAAAACAAGGCAAGAATTCACTAAATTCTGCTCTGCTCCTACGGAATCTCAGAAGAGAGTCACTTTGACTCAAATGGCTGACGAGAAGACAAACAATCTTATGTCCCTTCATGCTTCTCAAGATCAACAACTGAAAGCGCTAGGGTTGAATAAAAATGCTCGAGATAGGAGCCAATATGTATATTCTGTACTGAACCCAGTTGAAAATCTCACTCAATGGAAAGAAATCAAGGCAAAATCAAAACCACCATTAAAGAATCAGAGAAAAGAGAATATTGCCATAGTGCAATCACCACAGGCACCTTTCAATTTTAAAGCTAACAAGCCTCTGTTGCTTGAAAGCCCGGTTGATACCAGCCTCTCAAATTGGTTGGTTTCATCAGAAATCATGCCATTAAAAGAAAAGTGTGGGAAGACTGATTTCAAAGGTTTCTGA
- the LOC100252766 gene encoding uncharacterized protein LOC100252766, whose product MDVKDPINCTNKPLVALDSPKIENRDDGEDSESNSLLPPRRGGMSRRQDKVRRKVQWNDRNGNKLVEVLEFQPSDVSDTDDEESDSCICTLM is encoded by the exons ATGGATGTTAAGGACCCTATTAACTGCACAAATAAGCCTCTGGTTGCTTTAGACTCACCAAAGATCGAAAATCGTGATGATGGGGAGGACAGTGAGTCAAATTCTTTGTTGCCACCACGAAGAGGTGGGATGTCGAGAAGGCAGGACAAAGTACGGAGGAAAGTCCAGTGGAACGATAGGAATGGGAACAAGCTCGTGGAAGTTCTCGAATTTCAACCAAG TGATGTGAGTGATACTGATGATGAGGAGTCAGATTCTTGCATCTGCACCCTAATGTAG